The genomic window GTCGGGCGCGGGCTGATGCCCTCGATGGCCGCGGGGATGGTGGTCTCGACGAAGTCTTCCACGATGGGGCTGCGGCCCGAGGCGCGCAACACGATCCATCCCTGGGTGCGGGCGCGTTCCTCGAGCTCGTTGAGCAGGACCGTCTTGCCGATGCCGCGGGATCCGCTGATGACCAGAGAGCGCCCGGGCGTGCCGGCGGTGCCGACCAGCGCGCGTTCGAAGGAACGGAGGATGACCTCGCGGCCGACCCAGTACAGGGGAGCGGCGCCGAAGGTGGGGCGGAACGGGTTGTCCCGCGGGAGGGAGGGTGCAGACATGTCCCGGATCCTATCAGCTGGAGATTATGGAGATTATGGAGAGTTCGGAGACTTTGGGAGCTCTTGGAGAGTCTGGAGACTTCGAGCCCTAGCTGATCATCGGCCAGGCAGTGGAGACGCTCTCGGCATCCCGGCCCTTGCCCTCCAGGTACTTCTTGAAGTCCATCCGGTCGTGGTACCAGCGCACGGCCTGGAACTCCATCAGCTCGTTGACGTCCTTCTGGGCGAGCTCGGGGAAGACCTGGCGCACCTGCTTCCAGGCCACGCGCGCGGCGGCCAGGGCGTCCGCGGTCGCCTCGTGCGCGTTGTCCAGGCTGACCCCGTAGTGCTCGCAGACCGCGCCCAGGGTGCGCTTGCCCTTGCGCCACTTGTCCATGACCCGGTCGATGACGAAGGGATCGTAGACCGGCCCGGTCACGGTAAAGTCCCCGGTCAGGGCGCGTAGGACCGAGAGATCATAAGCCGCGTTGTAGACCACCAGGGTCAGGCCGTTGTCCCAGGCCTGCTTGATGGCGCTTACGGTTTCTTCGAGGACCTCGTCGTGCGGCCGGCCCTCCGCGCGTGCCTTTTCGGTGGTAATCCCGTGGACCTGGGCGGCGGCCTCGGGGATCTCGACGCCGGGATCCGCCAGCATCTCCTTCCTGTCTACGTGGCGGCCGTCAATGGTGACCAGCGCGGAGGTGACAATTCGGGCGGAGCGGGGGTCGGTCGAGGTGGTTTCCAGGTCAAAGGAGAGCATGCGGGTCGCGTCGAAGTTCATGGCTTTCACCTTAGTCGCCACTCCGGACACACGAGGCTGACTGGGCAAACACGGCGGCTTTACCCGCCGGCCGGGAAGCGGCGGCCAGGCGACTAGACTGGGGCACCGTGACTAATCCAGCAGATGTGCAACGCGAATGGAACGAGCTCGCCCAGGAAGTGCGGCGGCACCGGCAGCTCTACTACAACGAGCAGCCGGTGATCCCGGATGCCGACTTTGACAAGCTCTTCCGGCGCCTGCAGGAGCTGGAGGAAAAGCACCCGGAGTTGGCGGTCCCGGATTCGCCGACGCGCGAGGTGGGCGCGGCCTCGCCGTTCGCCGACGTCCAGCACCTCGAGCGCATGATGAGCCTGGACAACGTCTTCAGCGAGGCGGAGATGCGCGACTGGCTCACCCGCACCCCAGCCAAGACCTACCTGACCGAGCTGAAGATCGACGGGCTCTCCATCGACTTGGTCTACCGTTCCGGGCGCCTGGGCTCCGCGGCCACCCGCGGCGACGGCCAGGTCGGCGAGGACATCACGGCCAACGCCCGGGTCATCGA from Corynebacterium confusum includes these protein-coding regions:
- a CDS encoding 3'-5' exonuclease gives rise to the protein MNFDATRMLSFDLETTSTDPRSARIVTSALVTIDGRHVDRKEMLADPGVEIPEAAAQVHGITTEKARAEGRPHDEVLEETVSAIKQAWDNGLTLVVYNAAYDLSVLRALTGDFTVTGPVYDPFVIDRVMDKWRKGKRTLGAVCEHYGVSLDNAHEATADALAAARVAWKQVRQVFPELAQKDVNELMEFQAVRWYHDRMDFKKYLEGKGRDAESVSTAWPMIS